From one Culex quinquefasciatus strain JHB chromosome 3, VPISU_Cqui_1.0_pri_paternal, whole genome shotgun sequence genomic stretch:
- the LOC119770049 gene encoding AT-rich interactive domain-containing protein 2-like: protein MRGRNVDSHRLYWVVVARDWWLKVNSREDWGEIIEEMALPKRCVNNEIALKKINFRFLDKYARVYFHDEPPTKRRTTKSYIIGGGQRRCCTRCRRFTAPQLPAHKHSRRDGAASAE from the exons atgAGAGGTAGGAATGTGGATTCGCACCGGTTGTATTGGGTGGTGGTGGCCCGGGATTGGTGGTTGAAGGTCAATTCGCGTGAGGACTGGGGCGAGATCATCGAGGAGATGGCGCTGCCGAAGCGTTGCGTGAACAACGAGATTGCGTTGAAGAAGATTAACTTCCGGTTTTTGGACAAGTATGCGAGAGTTTATTTTCACGATGAGCCACCGACGAAGAGGAGGACGACGAAAAGCTACATaatcggaggtggtcagcgcagatgttgcactcggtgccggcggtttacagcaccg caACTTCCCGCCCACAAACACTCACGTCGCGACGGCGCAGCTTCAGCCGAATGA